One window of Nymphaea colorata isolate Beijing-Zhang1983 chromosome 11, ASM883128v2, whole genome shotgun sequence genomic DNA carries:
- the LOC116263525 gene encoding uncharacterized protein At4g22758-like, whose protein sequence is MERGLDRSLEKRVRVSRSLPFMPGSSTLPKKNQNKSNRLLISVTVVGSAGPLRFLVNADELVMAVIEQTLKSYAHEGRLPVLGSDFNKFLLYCAHGGSDALSPNETIGSFGGRNFVLCKKRGIDLAAAEAAAKSTSGWKSWLNKSFHLKISSH, encoded by the exons ATGGAGCGCGGCTTGGATCGCTCTTTGGAGAAAAGGGTTAGGGTTTCAAGGTCGCTTCCGTTCATGCCTGGTTCGTCGACGTTGCCGAAGAAGAATCAG AACAAGAGCAATCGTCTGCTGATTAGTGTTACAGTCGTGGGAAGTGCTGGGCCTCTCCGGTTCCTGGTAAATGCCGATGAGTTGGTTATGGCTGTCATCGAGCAAACACTGAAATCTTATGCACATGAGGGTCGGCTTCCAGTGCTAGGTTCAGACTTCAATAAATTCCTCCTCTACTGCGCACATGGTGGTTCAGACG CACTCAGCCCGAATGAGACGATCGGATCATTTGGTGGGAGGAATTTCGTACTCTGCAAGAAACGGGGAATAGATCTTGCCGCTGCTGAGGCTGCTGCTAAGAGCACGAGCGGGTGGAAATCATGGCTGAACAAATCCTTTCATCTCAAGATTTCCTCTCACTAA
- the LOC116264528 gene encoding uncharacterized protein LOC116264528 has product MEKDDPWECLDVDDSDLQPFVRPSTLLPSKRPLEIPDAHLEKTGKHVAVSLHSAPSTQLPSLEPCSQRIRAPFQSEKIQEESLFCSIQNVDANQENSAERAESEEIRVHAAHDLGNNLRFRHRIPGPAGAVQLAMQKDSEVGGERSCHPQDGVSFDLMGCHEDEDFKKSPWLLAVDFVEKQQSQLDAEGASRTTPIKLIKSIAQSVDRLPQVVGILKSCMPDGRGNMFVTLKDPTGTVDASIHRKVIEEDKFGKYISVGSVIILHQVVVFCPGRSSRYLNITLNNVIKVISKECCSAREISSPARTCLLGNREALAGVTESQNAITMKNAQLNQGNRGQQVSHVEAQIAHVVRKEIPIEKLKHNVNMFNCQLEGAHEMQTCRAAVAENSGLHLNSSKDKTAGVKKLIGTSLAEWTDEQINELFNDYQDIF; this is encoded by the exons atgGAGAAGGATGATCCATGGGAATGCTTGGACGTTGACGATTCCGATCTCCAACCTTTCGTCCGACCCTCCACTCTCCTTCCTTCGAAGCGGCCCTTGGAAATTCCAGATGCCCATCTAGAGAAAACCGGGAAGCACGTGGCTGTTTCCCTTCATTCCGCGCCTTCCACCCAACTCCCTTCTCTCGAACCCTGTTCGCAACGCATTCGAGCCCCCTTTCAATCTGAGAAGATTCAAGAAGAAAGCCTATTTTGCAGCATCCAAAATGTCGACGCTAATCAGGAAAATTCTGCAGAACGTGCGGAGTCCGAAGAAATTAGGGTTCATGCGGCTCACGATTTGGGGAATAACCTGAGGTTTCGCCATCGGATTCCTGGACCAGCTGGTGCTGTTCAGTTGGCTATGCAGAAAGATAGTGAAGTAGGTGGCGAAAGATCTTGCCATCCGCAAGATGGTGTCTCGTTTGACTTAATGGGATGCCATGAAGACGAAGACTTCAAGAAGAGTCCATGGTTACTTGCTGTGGATTTTGTCGAGAAGCAGCAATCTCAATTGG ATGCGGAAGGCGCTTCACGTACAACGCCAATAAAATTGATCAAATCAATTGCCCAGAGTGTTGATCGCTTGCCTCAG GTTGTGGGAATCCTGAAATCCTGTATGCCTGATGGGCGAGGAAATATGTTTGTGACTCTAAAG GATCCTACAGGCACCGTTGATGCAAGCATTCACCGGAAggttattgaagaagataaattTGGAAAATATATTTCAGTTGGATCTGTTATCATACTTCACCAG GTTGTTGTGTTTTGTCCCGGTCGTTCATCTCGCTATCTAAATATAACATTGAATAACGTGATCAAG GTCATCAGCAAAGAATGCTGCTCGGCCAGAGAAATAAGTTCACCTGCAAGAACATGTCTGCTTGGCAACAGAG AAGCACTGGCTGGAGTAACAGAATCTCAGAATGCAATAACAATGAAGAATGCACAATTAAATCAAGGAAATCGTGGACAACAGGTGAGTCATGTTGAAGCTCAAATTGCCCATGTTGTCAGGAAGGAAATTCCTATTGAAAAGTTGAAGCACAACGTCAACATGTTCAACTGCCAGTTGGAAGGGGCACATGAAATGCAAACATGTAGGGCAGCTGTTGCAGAAAATTCAGGTCTTCACTTGAACAGCTCAAAGGACAAAACTGCTGGAGTAAAGAAATTGATTGGAACTTCACTTGCCGAGTGGACAGATGAACAGATTAATGAGCTTTTCAATGATTATCAagatattttttag
- the LOC116264511 gene encoding uncharacterized protein LOC116264511, producing MAVRLHETVLRGLRGRASRDIFSSSSLLNRRNMSSGSSRKKKEGDKNGSGLAEFIEIKVSEGSVLDEEVKRLEDAIYAFMVRQAAPAWLPFRPGFSYWVPPRESTSAAAASMNITNLIGGMVHLMTVEESLSLTTARGWPSYVYYVEGASTHSGEVTSKSAESDEDEG from the exons ATGGCGGTGAGACTCCACGAAACGGTACTCAGAGGCTTGAGGGGAAGGGCGTCCCGAGACATCTTCTCGAGCTCTAGCCTTCTAAACCGCCGGAACATGTCGTCCGGGTCGTCGCGGAAGAAGAAGGAGGGGGACAAAAATGGCAGTGGCCTCGCGGAGTTTATCGAGATCAAGGTCTCCGAGGGATCCGTCCTCGACGAAGAGGTGAAGCGGCTCGAGGACGCAATCTACGCTTTCATGGTCCGGCAGGCTGCGCCGGCGTGGCTCCCGTTCCGGCCGGGGTTTTCGTACTGGGTCCCGCCTCGCGAGAGCACGTCAGCCGCCGCCGCCTCGATGAACATCACGAATCTGATCGGAGGGATGGTTCATCTGATGACGGTGGAGGAGTCGCTGTCCTTGACCACTGCAAGGGGGTGGCCTTCTTATGTCTATTACGTCGAAG GTGCATCTACTCATTCGGGGGAAGTCACCTCTAAATCCGCAGAGTCTGATGAAGATGAGGGATAA
- the LOC116264558 gene encoding uncharacterized protein LOC116264558 codes for MECNKEEAARALDIAEAKLQKRDLEGARRLLQKAQHLFPSLSRIPQMSALLDVLLAAAPNPGAGSVEPDWYAVLGILDPSLPIALIKKQYHAMALLLHPDKNASRSADEGFKLVAQAWAVLSNPAMRTAYDSRRAAARGNTTCRPSQDGRSETPGPPAEANGDGAIVFATTFCPHCKKILEVLEQLMGNLIQCKYCEKLFLAIEHNPNETSSRRGKSNGPLPQDRKDRCLNMNQNVSSEGGVSKQNVRQLNHSDEDEELKETAKPKGNGGRGTEVKENVELRCRRNGCRVSRKSVKKGGGSNSSEELKENEKKKNGSKGEREPKENAAQAGREKEDSDGQQEVLKEYRTSKRKRPHCDSQNEKAAEHAVPTKRVKTTRATKVNGDDRSEKSTGNATPVKETEANFDNQSTGKTVSMGEKKVDFERQCKKSLKNATSAKGQRVHFDIEDETKEGNAAQSKSFGDGQHGKSAEDATPERGTGPSDQGCSRSPANTIPTRKRTREKERVDYSESRPKKRSRVRSKTEKVCVPDADFCSFSEEFSVDKFEVGQVWALYDDDDQMPRFYAYIKHIFSKDPFKVKIQWLEAKTDESRAIANWIDAGFYLGCGEFKVGDCKIMHGLESFSHQIFYWENTMDGNFRVMPGKGEVWTLYKEWSASWNGSESLETLHAYEIVEIVTEFDEDAGFEVIPLAKLKNYVSVFRREKRKRVIAVREMLRFSHSVPFRELSGNEDRKLPRNCLQLDTAALKNENT; via the coding sequence atgGAGTGCAACAAGGAGGAGGCGGCCCGAGCTCTGGACATTGCGGAGGCAAAGCTACAGAAGCGTGATCTCGAGGGGGCTCGACGTCTGCTGCAGAAGGCCCAGCacctctttccttctctctcccgCATTCCCCAAATGAGTGCGCTTCTCGACGTCCTTCTCGCTGCCGCCCCCAACCCTGGTGCCGGCAGCGTCGAGCCAGATTGGTATGCTGTTCTCGGCATCCTCGATCCGTCTCTACCCATCGCTCTCATTAAGAAGCAGTACCACGCAATGGCCCTCCTTCTGCACCCTGACAAGAACGCCTCGAGGTCAGCGGACGAAGGCTTCAAGCTCGTCGCACAGGCGTGGGCGGTTCTCTCGAACCCTGCCATGCGGACCGCCTACGACTCCAGGAGGGCTGCTGCTCGCGGCAACACGACTTGCCGTCCTTCTCAGGACGGTCGCTCGGAGACGCCTGGACCACCTGCTGAGGCGAATGGTGATGGTGCTATTGTATTCGCTACGACTTTTTGTCCGCACTGTAAGAAGATACTGGAGGTGCTGGAGCAGTTGATGGGTAACTTGATCCAATGCAAGTACTGCGAGAAGCTTTTCCTTGCAATCGAGCATAATCCAAACGAGACGTCTTCCAGGCGTGGGAAATCTAATGGACCATTGCCGCAGGATAGGAAGGATCGCTGCTTGAACATGAACCAGAATGTTAGCAGTGAAGGTGGAGTATCTAAACAGAACGTGAGACAGCTGAATCACAGCGATGAAGATGAAGAGCTGAAAGAAACTGCGAAGCCGAAAGGCAACGGCGGTCGAGGGACAGAAGTCAAAGAAAACGTGGAGCTGAGATGTCGAAGAAATGGATGCAGAGTATCAAGAAAGAGCGTTAAGAAGGGAGGCGGCAGTAACAGCAGCGAAGAACTTAAAGAgaacgagaagaaaaaaaatggcagCAAGGGAGAAAGGGAACCGAAGGAAAACGCGGCACAAGCgggaagagaaaaggaggatAGCGACGGTCAGCAGGAAGTGCTCAAAGAATATAGAACTTCCAAAAGGAAGAGGCCACATTGCGATAGTCAGAACGAAAAAGCAGCAGAACATGCGGTTCCCACGAAGAGAGTGAAGACCACAAGGGCAACGAAGGTGAATGGAGATGACCGATCCGAAAAGTCAACAGGAAATGCAACACCAGTAAAGGAAACAGAAGCGAATTTCGATAATCAATCCACAGGAAAGACAGTTTCCATGGGGGAGAAGAAAGTAGACTTTGAGAGACAATGTAAGAAATCTCTAAAAAATGCAACGTCTGCAAAGGGACAGAGGGTGCATTTTGATATTGAGGATGAAACAAAAGAGGGAAATGCAGCGCAGTCGAAGTCGTTTGGTGATGGCCAGCATGGGAAATCTGCAGAAGATGCGACACCTGAAAGAGGAACAGGACCAAGTGATCAAGGCTGCAGTAGAAGTCCTGCAAACACCATCCCAACCAGGAAACGAacgagggagaaagaaagggtTGATTATTCTGAGTCCAGGCCAAAAAAGAGGTCTCGTGTCAGAAGTAAGACTGAAAAAGTCTGTGTTCCTGATGCTGATTTTTGTAGTTTCAGCGAAGAGTTCTCTGTAGATAAATTTGAGGTAGGACAAGTGTGGGCcttatatgatgatgatgaccaAATGCCGCGGTTCTATGcatatataaagcatatattcTCCAAGGATCCCTTCAAGGTGAAAATTCAGTGGCTTGAGGCAAAAACTGACGAGTCTCGAGCTATTGCAAATTGGATTGATGCTGGATTCTACTTAGGTTGTGGGGAATTTAAGGTTGGAGACTGTAAGATTATGCATGGTCTTGAATCATTCTCTCATCAAATCTTCTATTGGGAGAATACAATGGATGGGAATTTCAGGGTGATGCCCGGTAAAGGGGAAGTTTGGACCCTTTACAAGGAATGGAGTGCGTCCTGGAATGGATCGGAATCCCTGGAAACGTTACATGCCTATGAGATTGTCGAAATAGTAACAGAATTTGATGAAGATGCTGGTTTTGAAGTCATACCACTTGCCAAGCTCAAAAACTATGTTTCTGTTTTCcgaagagaaaagaggaaaagggtaATTGCTGTCCGTGAAATGCTTAGGTTTTCCCACTCCGTGCCTTTCAGGGAGCTTTCTGGTAATGAGGATCGTAAACTTCCTAGAAACTGTTTGCAGCTTGACACTGCTGCTTTGAAGAATGAAAATACCTGA